One window of the Conexibacter sp. SYSU D00693 genome contains the following:
- the moeB gene encoding molybdopterin-synthase adenylyltransferase MoeB — MTPSGSEFIKQVKSSIKEVDPREVHDLVEQGRIDDGVVLVDVREPEEWDRGHLPGAKHVSRGHLESRIEGAAPDRSQRVVLYCASGNRSALAARTLREDLGYEQVESMTGGYTLWKDRGYAVETPRVFTPEQRDRYSRHFLLPEIGTEGQAKLLDAKVLLLGAGGLGSPTALYLAAAGVGTLGIVDDDVVDVSNLQRQVIHATSRVGVPKVDSAEQAIKDLNPDVQVKKFQFRLDASNIMEVLEGFDIVVDGVDNFPTRYLLNDATVRLGIPVVSAAILGFEGQLSVFAPYEGPCYRCLFRQPPPAELAPSCGANGVLGVLPGTMGLLQATEVIKLITGIGDPLIGRLLMYDALDASTTELKVRRDPECPICSREPGAISDEEMGVFPDYEAFCAAAG, encoded by the coding sequence ATGACGCCCTCCGGCTCGGAGTTCATCAAGCAGGTGAAGTCCTCCATCAAGGAGGTCGACCCGCGCGAGGTCCACGACCTCGTCGAGCAGGGCCGCATCGACGACGGCGTCGTCCTCGTCGACGTCCGTGAGCCCGAGGAGTGGGACCGCGGCCACCTGCCCGGCGCCAAGCACGTCTCCCGCGGCCACCTCGAGTCGCGCATCGAGGGTGCGGCGCCCGACCGCTCCCAGCGCGTGGTCCTCTACTGCGCCTCGGGCAACCGCTCCGCCCTGGCGGCGCGCACCCTGCGCGAGGACCTCGGCTACGAGCAGGTCGAGTCGATGACCGGCGGCTACACGCTGTGGAAGGACCGCGGCTACGCCGTCGAGACCCCGCGCGTGTTCACCCCCGAGCAGCGCGACCGCTACAGCCGCCACTTCCTGCTGCCGGAGATCGGCACCGAGGGCCAGGCCAAGCTGCTGGACGCCAAGGTCCTGCTGCTGGGCGCCGGCGGCCTGGGGTCGCCCACCGCCCTCTACCTCGCCGCCGCGGGCGTCGGGACGCTGGGCATCGTGGACGACGACGTCGTCGACGTCTCGAACCTCCAGCGCCAGGTCATCCACGCCACCTCTCGCGTGGGCGTCCCGAAGGTCGACTCCGCCGAGCAGGCGATCAAGGACCTCAACCCCGACGTCCAGGTCAAGAAGTTCCAGTTCCGCCTGGACGCCTCCAACATCATGGAGGTCCTCGAGGGCTTCGACATCGTCGTGGACGGCGTCGACAACTTCCCGACGCGCTACCTGCTCAACGACGCGACGGTCCGCCTCGGCATCCCGGTCGTGAGCGCCGCCATCCTCGGCTTCGAGGGCCAGCTGAGCGTCTTCGCGCCCTACGAGGGCCCGTGCTACCGCTGCCTCTTCCGCCAGCCGCCGCCGGCGGAGCTGGCCCCGAGCTGCGGTGCCAACGGCGTGCTGGGCGTCCTGCCCGGGACGATGGGCCTCCTGCAGGCCACCGAGGTCATCAAGCTCATCACGGGCATCGGCGACCCGCTGATCGGCCGGCTGCTCATGTACGACGCGCTCGACGCGTCGACGACCGAGCTGAAGGTCCGCCGCGACCCCGAGTGCCCGATCTGCTCGCGCGAGCCGGGCGCCATCTCCGACGAGGAGATGGGCGTGTTCCCCGACTACGAGGCGTTCTGCGCCGCCGCGGGCTAG
- a CDS encoding ubiquitin-like small modifier protein 1: MAATIRIPPVLRPSVGGEREVSADGSTVGEVLVAFTEANPGVKAQVFGDDGQLNKFLNVYLNQEDVRVMDGLDTPVTEGAVLQLLPAMAGGC, encoded by the coding sequence ATGGCTGCCACCATCCGCATCCCGCCCGTCCTGCGCCCCTCCGTCGGAGGGGAGCGCGAGGTCAGCGCCGATGGCTCGACCGTCGGCGAGGTCCTCGTCGCCTTCACCGAGGCCAACCCGGGCGTCAAGGCCCAGGTCTTCGGCGACGACGGCCAGCTCAACAAGTTCCTCAACGTCTACCTCAACCAGGAGGACGTCCGGGTGATGGACGGGCTGGACACGCCCGTCACCGAGGGCGCCGTCCTGCAGCTGCTGCCGGCCATGGCCGGCGGCTGCTGA